One stretch of Amycolatopsis sp. NBC_00345 DNA includes these proteins:
- a CDS encoding transcriptional regulator, whose product MADSSRFGDLDRWLTHPDRLLIAVALADKRWHKSGEIRDVLGMRPDLLSSRLAPLHRARYVERKRDGARTTWRLTSTGSDRLAAHLAALQIVLSKVTKLVGGSGTPRPRTSTNCPRPQPGREPGR is encoded by the coding sequence GTGGCCGATAGCTCTCGGTTCGGTGATCTGGACAGGTGGCTTACTCATCCGGATCGGCTTCTCATCGCGGTGGCACTGGCAGACAAACGGTGGCACAAGTCCGGTGAGATCCGCGATGTGTTGGGGATGAGGCCGGACCTGTTGTCGAGTCGGCTCGCTCCACTTCATCGAGCGAGGTACGTGGAGCGGAAGCGTGATGGTGCGCGTACGACGTGGCGCCTGACTTCGACTGGCAGCGATCGCCTCGCCGCGCACCTCGCGGCACTGCAGATCGTCTTGTCCAAGGTGACCAAGTTGGTCGGCGGCAGTGGTACCCCTCGGCCCCGAACGTCGACCAACTGTCCCCGGCCTCAGCCAGGTCGTGAACCTGGCCGCTGA
- a CDS encoding NUDIX hydrolase translates to MDDDQPAPRTLLEQLIWERRQTFEEFAEFAEKFAREHDEPGTLSVRHLGRLVAGAHPDGRPLGAVRPATARLLERIFGLSIDELLAPLDRPTAMAFQPLRVAVAVVVRGSEVLIVCRRAEDAGGISWQFPAGVVKPGGRPAVVAVRETLAETDVHCVVTRKLGTRLHPTTGVLCEYVLCDYVAGEARNVDVVENVAAIWVDRADLKRFVPAAQVYGPVLRALDAANAGS, encoded by the coding sequence ATGGACGACGACCAGCCGGCACCGCGGACACTGCTCGAACAACTGATCTGGGAGCGGCGGCAGACCTTCGAGGAATTCGCCGAGTTCGCCGAGAAGTTCGCTCGCGAGCACGATGAGCCGGGCACGCTCAGCGTTCGACATCTCGGCCGACTCGTCGCCGGTGCTCACCCGGATGGAAGGCCGCTCGGCGCGGTCCGCCCGGCTACTGCCCGCCTCCTGGAACGCATTTTCGGCTTGAGCATTGACGAACTGCTTGCGCCGCTCGACCGGCCAACCGCGATGGCGTTTCAGCCCTTGCGAGTCGCAGTGGCCGTGGTTGTCCGGGGCTCCGAAGTGCTGATCGTCTGCCGTCGCGCTGAGGACGCAGGCGGCATTTCATGGCAGTTTCCCGCCGGAGTGGTGAAGCCGGGCGGACGTCCGGCCGTGGTGGCGGTCCGCGAGACGCTGGCCGAAACGGATGTCCATTGCGTCGTGACGCGCAAGCTCGGCACCCGGCTGCATCCGACGACCGGAGTGCTCTGCGAGTACGTCCTATGCGACTACGTGGCGGGGGAAGCACGCAATGTCGACGTCGTCGAGAACGTCGCGGCGATCTGGGTGGACCGGGCCGACCTCAAGCGGTTCGTTCCGGCCGCGCAGGTCTACGGGCCGGTTCTCCGCGCGCTCGACGCGGCGAACGCCGGTTCGTAG
- a CDS encoding tyrosine-type recombinase/integrase yields MATSSKPQQRKRRVRGKVETLPSGSLRVKVYAGIDPVTKKEYHLTEVVPAGPHAAAEAEKVRTKLLNQLNQLDERRAPKTRATVNQLLAKHFELLKVESNTLDGYESLARNHIRPLLGEIQVGRIDGEVLDSFYKQLRTCRAHCRGEKFIQHRTARPHECDDRCGPHKCKGLGDGSLRKIQAILSGAGKRAVRWKWLGTNHFDLADPLPAARSNPKPPTTEQAAKIANEAWRDVDWGMLVWLAFTTGARRGELCALAWDRFEFGKSEAVVTIRTSIAQKGRKTWEKETKTHQQRRITLDAQTTALLRSYREERAELAGLDEMPGKARVFSLKPDGSEWLKPDSVSQRYARMCARLGWDMNIHQLRHYSATELITAGVDVRTVAGRLGHGGGGTTTLRVYSAWVAETDQRAAGTLAGHLPELPAALSQSGKLAPVKPEVAPEEASPYQRIAQDLRGAIVSGVLVPGQQLPTVVDLATRYSVSFGTAQRAIAQLRAAGLVSVSRGKRAVVADPHADDEPAKVVGLDTARRKRK; encoded by the coding sequence ATGGCCACCTCTTCGAAGCCTCAGCAGCGCAAACGTCGTGTTCGCGGCAAGGTCGAGACGCTGCCCAGTGGGTCACTCAGGGTGAAGGTCTACGCCGGTATCGATCCGGTGACGAAGAAGGAATACCACCTGACCGAGGTGGTCCCGGCCGGACCTCATGCGGCGGCTGAGGCTGAGAAGGTCCGGACGAAGCTCCTCAACCAGCTCAACCAGCTCGACGAGCGCCGCGCCCCCAAGACGCGTGCGACCGTGAACCAGCTCCTCGCGAAGCACTTCGAGTTGTTGAAGGTCGAGTCGAACACCCTCGACGGCTATGAGTCGCTGGCCCGGAACCACATTCGTCCGTTGCTCGGAGAGATCCAGGTCGGCCGGATCGATGGCGAAGTTCTGGACTCGTTCTACAAGCAGCTCCGTACGTGCCGCGCGCACTGCCGGGGTGAGAAGTTCATCCAGCATCGGACGGCCCGGCCGCACGAATGCGACGACCGCTGTGGTCCGCACAAGTGCAAGGGACTCGGTGACGGCTCCCTCCGCAAGATTCAGGCAATCCTGTCCGGCGCCGGTAAACGCGCAGTGCGTTGGAAGTGGCTCGGGACGAACCACTTCGACCTTGCTGACCCGCTCCCGGCGGCGCGCTCGAACCCGAAGCCACCCACGACCGAACAGGCCGCGAAGATCGCCAACGAGGCGTGGCGTGATGTCGACTGGGGCATGTTGGTCTGGCTCGCCTTCACCACTGGCGCCCGACGCGGCGAGTTGTGCGCGCTGGCGTGGGACCGCTTCGAATTCGGCAAGTCCGAAGCCGTGGTGACCATTCGAACCAGCATCGCCCAGAAGGGCCGCAAGACGTGGGAGAAGGAGACCAAGACCCACCAGCAACGGCGGATCACGCTTGACGCTCAGACGACCGCGCTGCTCCGGTCGTACCGCGAAGAGCGTGCCGAACTCGCCGGACTCGACGAAATGCCTGGTAAGGCGCGCGTCTTCTCATTGAAGCCGGACGGTAGCGAGTGGCTTAAGCCGGACTCGGTGAGCCAGCGCTACGCCCGGATGTGCGCCCGTCTCGGCTGGGACATGAACATTCACCAGCTCCGGCACTACTCGGCAACCGAGCTGATCACGGCTGGTGTCGACGTCCGGACAGTCGCCGGACGGCTTGGCCACGGTGGCGGCGGGACGACGACCCTTCGGGTCTACAGCGCGTGGGTTGCCGAAACGGACCAGCGCGCGGCGGGAACGCTCGCCGGACACTTGCCGGAGTTGCCTGCCGCACTCAGCCAGAGCGGGAAGCTCGCCCCGGTCAAGCCCGAAGTGGCTCCCGAAGAAGCGAGCCCGTACCAGCGCATCGCGCAGGATCTTCGCGGCGCCATCGTGTCCGGCGTGCTTGTGCCCGGTCAGCAGCTCCCCACCGTCGTCGACTTGGCCACGCGCTACTCGGTGTCCTTTGGGACCGCTCAGCGCGCGATAGCCCAACTCAGGGCCGCCGGGCTCGTCAGCGTGAGCCGTGGCAAGCGAGCCGTGGTCGCCGATCCCCACGCCGACGATGAGCCTGCCAAGGTGGTCGGGCTCGACACGGCACGCCGGAAGCGGAAGTAG
- a CDS encoding DNA polymerase III subunit delta', which yields MSTPIGVWTELVGQEPAMETLSSAARAAAKIVAGEPVAPGAMTHAWLLTGPPGSGRSVAARTFAAALQCSTGTGCGACPGCRTTMAGTHADVRLVAPEGLSISVAEMRALVQAAARRPSTGDWQVVVIEDADRLTEGASNALLKAVEEPPERTVFLLCAPSDHPEDVSVTIRSRCRLVPLRTPPPEAIAQVLMARDGLEADRAHWAASVCGGHVGRARRLATDEATRQRRATVLRIPLGLRRPSDVFTCADQLISAAEADAGEESKVRDESERSELRTAMGGDGIGKGVGGAKRAAEAAVKQLEKRQKSRSTRTQRDTLDLSLVDLAAFYRDVLVTTARSGATLNHPDHASEIESAASAWTPESTLRRLEAVLECREAIGLNVKPRIAVEAMVTTLRQG from the coding sequence GTGAGCACGCCGATCGGCGTCTGGACGGAACTCGTCGGCCAGGAGCCGGCGATGGAGACGCTGTCGTCGGCCGCCAGGGCGGCGGCGAAGATCGTGGCGGGCGAGCCCGTCGCGCCCGGGGCGATGACCCACGCGTGGCTGCTCACCGGGCCGCCGGGCTCGGGCCGCTCGGTCGCGGCGCGGACGTTCGCCGCGGCGCTGCAGTGCAGCACCGGCACCGGTTGTGGCGCCTGCCCCGGCTGCCGCACGACGATGGCGGGCACCCACGCCGACGTCCGGCTCGTCGCGCCGGAGGGCCTGTCGATCTCGGTCGCGGAGATGCGCGCGCTGGTCCAGGCGGCCGCGCGACGACCGTCCACAGGGGACTGGCAGGTCGTGGTCATCGAGGACGCCGACCGGCTCACCGAAGGCGCGTCGAACGCGTTGTTGAAGGCCGTCGAAGAGCCGCCGGAACGGACCGTGTTCCTGCTGTGCGCGCCGTCGGACCACCCGGAGGACGTGTCGGTGACGATCCGCTCCCGGTGCCGGCTGGTGCCGCTGCGGACCCCGCCGCCCGAGGCGATCGCGCAGGTCCTGATGGCCCGCGACGGCCTCGAAGCGGACCGCGCGCACTGGGCGGCTTCGGTGTGCGGCGGCCATGTCGGGCGTGCGCGCCGGCTCGCCACGGACGAGGCCACGCGCCAGCGTCGCGCCACCGTGCTGCGCATCCCGCTGGGCCTGCGACGGCCGAGCGACGTCTTCACCTGTGCCGACCAGCTGATCAGCGCCGCGGAGGCGGACGCGGGCGAGGAGAGCAAGGTCCGCGACGAGTCCGAGCGCTCCGAGCTGCGTACCGCGATGGGCGGTGACGGCATCGGCAAGGGCGTCGGGGGCGCCAAGCGCGCCGCCGAGGCCGCCGTGAAGCAGCTGGAGAAGCGCCAGAAGTCCCGTTCCACCCGGACCCAGCGCGACACCCTGGACCTCTCGCTGGTCGACCTGGCCGCCTTCTACCGCGACGTCCTCGTCACCACCGCGCGCTCGGGCGCGACCCTGAACCACCCGGACCACGCGTCGGAGATCGAGTCCGCCGCCTCGGCGTGGACGCCGGAGTCGACGCTTCGCCGGCTGGAAGCCGTCCTGGAGTGCCGCGAGGCGATCGGGCTGAACGTCAAGCCGCGCATCGCCGTCGAGGCCATGGTGACCACGCTCCGCCAAGGCTGA
- a CDS encoding bifunctional MFS transporter/dTMP kinase, protein MPGADPGGSAGAEASTIHRVRRVLAIRPFRRLWGVTYLCSAADWLNLLALTSLSTKLLNNYTAQNFAFVGVVLTNLLPGLLFAPLGGLLADRFDRRKVMVICDFLRCGFLLSIAIVGAPWWIFVGNFFVGCCSIMWIPSKDAAVPNLLRRPDQVETANQLGMVMTYGLAVITAAGANALILSVNSTFHLFPGQTADLYIAKLVVVVTGLLYLTSGILIATRIPELSLRNVHAVAQPKVKQADEEKFGFGAMVRDGAKFVRSTPLVRGLLIGAFGAFAAGGAVIGSAKPYSSSLLAGDAAFNLLVLAVFLGLATGMAVAPKLARRLAHDRLFGISIIAAGLSLVVVALSPHLAVSLIAVASVGIWAGTAFLTGVTIIGSRVEDAIRGRINAIYQSMLKIVLFGSTIAAPLLIGLVQPRTVNVWGSPVTVDGTRPVMIGGGVLAVLLGIIAYRQMDDRRTEKILADVRNALRRSPRRVNGFLIALEGTTAINTASQASRLSRWLGTGTRPVVLAADPALDGDRFASLVSNASLSSARAKALVAAAVRADLVEREIQPALAAGSVVVMERFVDSPLAQLSAVAGLDSDDLEGLADWATGKLRPDLTVLLDADPGAREPGSSQASLNDQWRVQHLLAEMAAADPDRYVVVDADGTDDEVAERVRTAVRAVFVGRLSGLAPTEPVEAAEAAEADQAAESAEPIEAEATADVVEVDAAVSERVPEASEVEAK, encoded by the coding sequence GTGCCCGGAGCCGATCCGGGTGGGTCGGCGGGCGCCGAGGCGTCCACGATCCACCGGGTCCGGCGGGTGCTGGCGATCAGGCCATTCCGCCGTCTCTGGGGCGTCACCTACCTGTGCAGCGCCGCCGACTGGCTGAACCTGCTGGCGTTGACCAGCCTGAGCACCAAGCTGCTCAACAACTACACGGCGCAGAACTTCGCGTTCGTCGGCGTCGTGCTCACCAACCTGCTGCCCGGCCTGCTGTTCGCCCCGCTCGGCGGCCTGCTGGCCGACCGGTTCGACCGGCGCAAGGTCATGGTGATCTGCGACTTCCTGCGCTGCGGCTTCCTGCTGTCGATCGCGATCGTCGGGGCGCCGTGGTGGATCTTCGTCGGCAACTTCTTCGTCGGCTGCTGCTCGATCATGTGGATCCCGTCGAAGGACGCGGCGGTGCCGAACCTGCTGCGCCGGCCGGACCAGGTCGAGACGGCCAACCAGCTCGGCATGGTGATGACCTACGGCCTCGCGGTGATCACCGCGGCCGGCGCCAACGCGCTGATCCTCAGCGTGAACTCGACGTTCCACCTCTTCCCCGGCCAGACCGCGGACCTCTACATCGCCAAGCTGGTCGTGGTCGTCACCGGCCTGCTGTACCTGACCAGCGGCATCCTGATCGCGACCCGGATCCCCGAGCTTTCGCTGCGCAACGTCCACGCGGTGGCCCAGCCGAAGGTCAAACAGGCGGACGAGGAGAAGTTCGGCTTCGGCGCGATGGTCCGCGACGGAGCCAAGTTCGTCCGCAGCACCCCACTGGTGCGCGGGTTGCTGATCGGCGCGTTCGGCGCGTTCGCGGCCGGCGGGGCGGTGATCGGCTCCGCCAAGCCGTACTCCTCCTCCCTGCTCGCGGGCGACGCGGCGTTCAACCTGCTGGTGCTCGCCGTGTTCCTCGGCCTGGCGACCGGCATGGCCGTCGCGCCGAAGCTCGCGCGACGGCTGGCCCACGACCGGCTGTTCGGCATCTCGATCATCGCGGCCGGGTTGTCGCTGGTGGTCGTGGCCCTGTCGCCGCACCTGGCGGTCTCGCTGATCGCCGTGGCGTCGGTCGGGATCTGGGCCGGCACCGCGTTCCTCACCGGCGTGACGATCATCGGCTCACGGGTCGAGGACGCCATCCGCGGCCGGATCAACGCGATCTACCAGTCGATGCTCAAGATCGTCCTGTTCGGCTCCACGATCGCGGCGCCGCTGCTGATCGGGCTCGTGCAGCCGCGGACGGTCAACGTCTGGGGCAGCCCCGTCACCGTCGACGGCACGCGCCCGGTGATGATCGGCGGCGGCGTGCTGGCCGTGCTCCTCGGCATCATCGCCTACCGGCAGATGGACGACCGCCGCACCGAGAAGATTCTCGCCGACGTGCGCAACGCGCTGCGCCGCAGCCCACGCCGCGTCAACGGTTTCCTCATCGCCCTCGAAGGCACCACGGCCATCAACACCGCCAGCCAGGCTTCGCGGCTTTCGCGCTGGCTCGGCACGGGCACGCGCCCGGTGGTGCTGGCCGCCGACCCGGCGCTCGACGGCGATCGGTTCGCGTCGCTCGTGTCGAACGCTTCGCTCTCCAGCGCGCGGGCGAAAGCCCTTGTCGCCGCTGCCGTCCGTGCCGATCTGGTGGAACGCGAGATCCAGCCGGCGCTGGCCGCGGGCTCCGTGGTCGTGATGGAGCGGTTTGTCGACTCGCCGCTCGCGCAGCTTTCGGCCGTCGCCGGGCTGGACAGCGATGACCTGGAGGGCCTGGCCGACTGGGCGACGGGCAAGTTGCGGCCGGACCTCACCGTGCTGCTCGACGCCGACCCCGGCGCGCGCGAGCCGGGCAGTTCGCAGGCCTCGCTGAACGACCAGTGGCGGGTCCAGCACCTGCTCGCCGAGATGGCCGCGGCCGACCCGGACCGTTACGTGGTCGTCGACGCCGACGGCACCGACGACGAGGTGGCCGAGCGCGTCCGCACGGCCGTGCGCGCGGTGTTCGTCGGCCGGCTCTCCGGGCTGGCCCCGACCGAGCCCGTCGAAGCCGCTGAAGCTGCTGAAGCCGACCAAGCCGCTGAATCCGCCGAGCCCATCGAGGCGGAGGCCACGGCGGACGTCGTCGAGGTGGACGCCGCGGTGTCCGAGCGGGTGCCGGAAGCGTCCGAAGTGGAGGCGAAGTGA
- a CDS encoding ESX secretion-associated protein EspG produces the protein MFNAGVSSSAPVVFDVIDEVIAPLRAEVPERPSVMEFYDPHFKVPPVLVPGPEPDPAASEEDGPEEMTLADEVRQSFGPAIGAGLAEEVEQYTRFVAGMAALGLVPEGQVTPEAVGLYRVLRGGFIRGVVTGVFPARPEPWEVRFFGDADYTTVMSKLGRRARLRSGLLSALPGWVFDGLPDRPPGPGPAVRIETDGSGLIPNQAWGDLDVIRSAVARPRLGTVLVDLAVRDAVLAEYPHGAFGLVDNDLGRYQFSAAPRPDGGWVITWTPATRGTAEAWIVKAVRSHA, from the coding sequence GTGTTCAATGCAGGGGTGAGTAGTTCAGCGCCCGTCGTCTTCGACGTCATCGACGAGGTCATCGCGCCGCTCCGCGCCGAAGTGCCGGAGCGGCCCTCGGTGATGGAGTTCTACGACCCGCACTTCAAGGTCCCGCCAGTGCTTGTGCCTGGCCCGGAGCCGGACCCGGCCGCGTCGGAGGAGGACGGGCCGGAGGAGATGACCCTGGCCGACGAGGTGCGGCAGTCCTTCGGGCCCGCGATCGGGGCGGGGCTGGCCGAGGAGGTGGAGCAGTACACGCGGTTCGTCGCCGGCATGGCCGCACTCGGGCTGGTGCCGGAGGGACAGGTGACGCCCGAGGCGGTCGGGCTGTACCGCGTGCTGCGCGGCGGTTTCATCCGCGGCGTCGTGACCGGCGTGTTCCCGGCGCGCCCGGAGCCGTGGGAGGTCCGCTTCTTCGGCGACGCGGACTACACCACGGTGATGAGCAAGCTGGGCCGTCGCGCGCGGCTGCGGTCCGGCCTGCTGAGTGCGCTGCCGGGCTGGGTCTTCGACGGCCTGCCGGACCGCCCGCCCGGCCCGGGCCCCGCCGTCCGCATCGAGACCGACGGCAGCGGCCTGATCCCGAACCAGGCCTGGGGCGACCTGGACGTGATCCGCTCGGCCGTCGCCCGCCCCCGCCTCGGCACCGTCCTGGTCGACCTGGCCGTCCGCGACGCCGTGCTGGCGGAATACCCGCACGGCGCCTTCGGCCTGGTCGACAACGACCTGGGCCGCTACCAGTTCAGCGCCGCCCCCCGCCCCGACGGCGGCTGGGTGATCACCTGGACCCCGGCCACCCGCGGCACCGCCGAGGCTTGGATCGTGAAGGCGGTGCGCAGCCATGCTTGA
- a CDS encoding MFS transporter, which produces MSVVFAVCGAGFATWAARVPAVQAKLGLSAGELAVGLFGLAAGSVVALVAAGPLLTKIGSRRGVVFGGAVLCAGLPLAAFAPGFPLFVAALAVLGVGNSLLDVSMNAHAARVEEAYGRPIFAGFHAFWNVGGLAGSGVGALMETWHVPVQAHFTAAGTVLLLTLLWASTRFLPGADRGQGEAAFALPGKALIPLGVIAFCGFLAEGTVNDWSAVYLREVTVASAAFASLGYFAFSITMIGVRTVADRLVERFGAVPFVRCAAAVTVAGFLLVVAVPVPGAGVAGFAVIGLGVSGIVPLAWSAAGRKQPDAPGRAIAAVAACGYLGFLAGPVLMGGLIGGIGLHWTFAVVGSLLVSVYFLAPAMRIVQRSELADR; this is translated from the coding sequence GTGTCGGTGGTCTTCGCGGTGTGCGGCGCGGGATTCGCGACGTGGGCCGCGCGTGTGCCCGCGGTGCAGGCGAAGCTGGGGCTGAGCGCCGGCGAACTGGCCGTCGGGTTGTTCGGCCTCGCGGCGGGCTCCGTGGTCGCGCTGGTGGCGGCCGGGCCGCTGCTGACGAAGATCGGCAGCCGGCGCGGGGTCGTTTTCGGCGGGGCGGTGCTGTGCGCCGGGCTGCCGCTGGCCGCGTTCGCGCCGGGCTTCCCGCTGTTCGTGGCGGCACTGGCGGTGCTGGGAGTGGGCAACAGCCTGCTCGACGTGTCCATGAACGCCCACGCCGCGCGCGTCGAAGAGGCGTACGGGCGGCCGATTTTCGCGGGCTTCCACGCGTTCTGGAACGTCGGCGGGCTGGCGGGCTCCGGCGTCGGGGCGCTGATGGAGACGTGGCACGTGCCGGTCCAGGCGCACTTCACCGCGGCCGGCACGGTGCTGCTGCTGACTCTGCTGTGGGCGTCGACGAGGTTCCTGCCGGGCGCGGACCGCGGCCAGGGCGAGGCGGCGTTCGCGTTGCCGGGCAAGGCGTTGATCCCGCTCGGGGTGATCGCGTTCTGCGGTTTCCTGGCCGAGGGCACGGTGAACGACTGGAGCGCCGTGTACCTGCGCGAGGTCACCGTCGCGTCGGCCGCCTTCGCGTCACTGGGGTACTTCGCGTTCTCGATCACGATGATCGGCGTGCGGACGGTGGCCGACCGGCTCGTGGAGCGCTTCGGGGCCGTGCCCTTCGTCCGGTGCGCGGCGGCGGTGACGGTGGCGGGCTTCCTGCTGGTGGTGGCCGTCCCGGTGCCGGGGGCCGGGGTCGCGGGGTTCGCCGTCATCGGGCTGGGCGTGTCCGGGATCGTGCCGCTGGCGTGGAGCGCGGCCGGGCGCAAGCAGCCGGACGCGCCGGGGCGGGCGATCGCCGCCGTCGCCGCGTGCGGGTACCTCGGGTTCCTGGCCGGGCCGGTGCTCATGGGCGGGCTGATCGGGGGCATCGGGCTGCACTGGACGTTCGCCGTCGTCGGATCGCTGCTGGTGAGCGTGTACTTTCTCGCGCCGGCCATGCGGATTGTTCAACGATCCGAGCTGGCTGACCGCTGA
- the topA gene encoding type I DNA topoisomerase — translation MSGEQGSVAARTKKNGTGSDSAGRRRLVIVESPTKARKIAPYLGSDYVVESSVGHIRDLPRGAADVPAQYKGEAWARLGVDVDNGFKALYVVTPDKKSKVTELKGLLKDVDELYLATDPDREGEAIAWHLLETLKPKVPVRRMVFHEVTEQAILAAAGATRELDADLVDAQETRRILDRLYGYEVSPVLWKKVMPKLSAGRVQSVATRIVVERERERMRFTSASYWDISATMDAGEEASPRNFPARLVAVDGARLATGRDFDSTGQLKGSSADIRVLAEADAQALAQALSKRDFKVSSVEEKPYTRKPYAPFMTSTLQQEAGRKLRFTSERTMRVAQKLYENGYITYMRTDSTTLSETAISAARSQATQLYGKEYVSPSPRQYTRKVKNAQEAHEAIRPSGEVFRTPGQVASELDSDEFRLYEMVWQRTIASQMTDAKGTTMSVRIVGTATSGEECTFAASGRTITFAGFLKAYVEAVDTETGGEADDKQSRLPVLVKDQGLSAADLSADGHTTSPPARYSEPSLISKMEELGIGRPSTYASIVKTIQDRGYVWKKGSALVPSWVAFAVIGLMERHFERLVDYDFTAGMEDELDRIANGDEQRAQWLSKFYFGGDMGVDGSIGRLGGLKKLVDGSVEDIDAREINSIPLFNDADGHKVVVRVGRYGPYLEREVDGQSQRANLPEDQPPDELTPEIAEKLFATPQEGRVLGTDPVSGHEIVAKEGRFGPYVTELLPEGEPLPEDATPAQKKAAKAKQPKPRTGSLFKSMAIDSMTLEDALKLLSLPRVVGKDPESGDEITAQNGRYGPYLKKGTDSRSLSTEDQLFSITLDEALKIYAEPKQRGRSATAKPPLKELGDDPVSGKPMVVKDGRFGPYVTDGEYNATLRKTDSIDELTAERGAELLAEKRAKGPAPKRKAPARKPAAAKSTATKSAATKSAATKSTAAKKAPAKKASTAKAK, via the coding sequence ATGAGCGGAGAGCAGGGCAGCGTGGCAGCACGGACCAAGAAGAACGGCACCGGGTCGGACTCCGCCGGGCGTCGGCGGCTGGTGATCGTCGAGTCGCCCACGAAGGCCCGGAAGATCGCCCCATACCTGGGGAGTGACTACGTCGTCGAGTCGTCCGTCGGGCACATCCGCGACCTGCCCCGTGGTGCCGCCGACGTCCCGGCCCAGTACAAGGGCGAGGCGTGGGCGCGGCTCGGCGTCGACGTCGACAACGGCTTCAAGGCGCTCTACGTGGTCACCCCGGACAAGAAGTCCAAGGTCACCGAGCTGAAGGGGCTGCTGAAGGACGTCGACGAGCTCTACCTCGCGACGGACCCCGACCGCGAGGGCGAGGCCATCGCGTGGCACCTCCTCGAGACGCTCAAGCCCAAGGTGCCGGTCCGCCGCATGGTGTTCCACGAGGTCACCGAGCAGGCGATCCTGGCGGCCGCCGGTGCCACCCGGGAACTGGACGCCGACCTCGTCGACGCGCAGGAGACCCGCCGGATCCTCGACCGCCTCTACGGCTACGAGGTCTCGCCGGTGCTGTGGAAGAAGGTCATGCCGAAGCTCTCGGCGGGCCGCGTGCAGTCGGTGGCGACCCGGATCGTGGTGGAGCGTGAGCGTGAGCGGATGCGCTTCACCTCGGCTTCGTACTGGGACATCTCGGCGACCATGGATGCCGGCGAGGAGGCTTCGCCGCGGAACTTCCCGGCCCGGCTCGTCGCCGTCGACGGCGCGCGCCTGGCGACCGGCCGCGACTTCGACTCGACCGGCCAGCTCAAGGGCTCGTCCGCCGACATCCGCGTGCTGGCCGAGGCCGACGCCCAGGCGCTGGCCCAGGCGCTGAGCAAGCGGGACTTCAAGGTCTCCAGCGTCGAGGAGAAGCCGTACACGCGGAAGCCGTACGCGCCGTTCATGACCTCGACGCTGCAGCAGGAGGCGGGCCGCAAGCTGCGGTTCACGTCCGAGCGCACGATGCGGGTCGCGCAGAAGCTGTACGAGAACGGTTACATCACCTATATGCGTACCGACTCGACGACGCTGTCGGAGACGGCGATCTCGGCGGCGCGCAGCCAGGCGACGCAGTTGTACGGCAAGGAGTACGTCTCGCCTTCGCCGCGCCAGTACACGCGCAAGGTCAAGAACGCGCAGGAGGCCCACGAGGCGATCCGGCCGTCGGGCGAGGTCTTCCGCACCCCCGGCCAGGTGGCGAGCGAGCTGGACTCCGACGAGTTCCGGCTGTACGAGATGGTCTGGCAGCGCACGATCGCGTCGCAGATGACGGACGCGAAGGGCACCACGATGTCGGTGCGCATCGTGGGCACCGCGACCTCCGGCGAGGAGTGCACGTTCGCCGCTTCCGGCCGCACGATCACCTTCGCGGGCTTCCTGAAGGCCTACGTCGAGGCGGTCGACACCGAGACCGGCGGCGAGGCCGACGACAAGCAGAGCCGCCTGCCGGTGCTGGTCAAGGACCAGGGCCTGAGCGCGGCCGACCTGTCGGCCGACGGGCACACCACTTCGCCGCCGGCGCGCTACTCCGAGCCCAGCCTGATCAGCAAGATGGAAGAGCTGGGCATCGGGCGGCCGTCGACGTACGCGTCGATCGTCAAGACCATCCAGGACCGCGGCTACGTGTGGAAGAAGGGCTCCGCGCTGGTCCCGTCCTGGGTCGCGTTCGCCGTGATCGGCCTGATGGAGCGGCACTTCGAACGGCTGGTGGACTACGACTTCACCGCCGGCATGGAGGACGAGCTCGACCGCATCGCCAACGGCGACGAGCAGCGCGCGCAGTGGCTGTCGAAGTTCTACTTCGGCGGCGACATGGGCGTCGACGGCTCGATCGGCCGGCTCGGCGGGCTGAAGAAGCTGGTCGACGGCAGCGTCGAGGACATCGACGCGCGCGAGATCAACTCGATCCCGCTGTTCAACGACGCCGACGGGCACAAGGTCGTCGTCCGCGTCGGGCGCTACGGGCCGTACCTCGAGCGTGAGGTGGACGGTCAGTCGCAGCGCGCGAACCTGCCCGAGGACCAGCCGCCGGACGAGCTGACCCCGGAGATCGCGGAGAAGCTGTTCGCGACGCCGCAGGAGGGCCGGGTGCTGGGCACCGACCCGGTGAGCGGGCACGAGATCGTGGCGAAGGAAGGCCGCTTCGGCCCGTACGTCACCGAGCTGCTGCCCGAGGGCGAGCCGTTGCCCGAAGACGCGACGCCTGCGCAGAAGAAGGCCGCCAAGGCGAAGCAGCCGAAGCCGCGTACGGGCTCGCTGTTCAAGTCGATGGCGATCGACTCCATGACCCTCGAAGACGCGCTGAAGCTGCTTTCGCTGCCGCGCGTGGTGGGCAAGGACCCGGAGTCGGGTGACGAGATCACCGCGCAGAACGGGCGTTACGGGCCGTACCTGAAGAAGGGCACGGACTCGCGTTCACTGTCCACTGAGGACCAGCTGTTCTCGATCACGCTGGACGAGGCGCTGAAGATCTACGCGGAGCCGAAGCAGCGTGGCCGTTCTGCCACCGCGAAGCCGCCGCTGAAGGAACTCGGCGACGACCCGGTGTCGGGTAAGCCGATGGTGGTCAAGGACGGCCGTTTCGGCCCGTACGTGACCGACGGCGAGTACAACGCGACGCTGCGGAAGACCGACAGCATCGACGAGCTGACGGCCGAACGCGGCGCCGAGCTGCTGGCGGAGAAGCGGGCGAAGGGTCCGGCACCGAAGCGTAAGGCGCCGGCGCGAAAGCCCGCGGCGGCCAAGTCGACAGCGACGAAGTCGGCGGCCACCAAGTCGGCCGCGACCAAGTCGACTGCGGCCAAGAAGGCGCCCGCCAAGAAGGCGAGTACCGCCAAGGCCAAGTAG